Proteins encoded in a region of the Rutidosis leptorrhynchoides isolate AG116_Rl617_1_P2 chromosome 9, CSIRO_AGI_Rlap_v1, whole genome shotgun sequence genome:
- the LOC139867374 gene encoding histidine biosynthesis bifunctional protein hisIE, chloroplastic-like, translating to MAFVQFHGFRSLQFPSRDCMFNPIRGHTEICTFNNRCYAIKACIKKPEQNVLLESKINSVLDSVIWDEKGLAVAIAQNVDSGAILMQGFANREALASTISSKKATFYSRSRSTLWTKGETSLNFINVHDIFLDCDRDSIIYLGKPDGPTCHTGAETCYYTSIFDSLNKPEIEENNLALTTLYSLESTLARRKEELSAPEQGKPSWTKRLLLDDKLLCSKIREEADEFCRTLEENEDESRTVSEMADVLYHEMVLLIRRGLKFEDVLEVLRCRFTQSGVEEKNNRKAKSVN from the exons ATGGCGTTTGTACAATTTCATGGATTTCGTTCCCTGCAATTTCCTTCAAGAGATTGCATGTTTAACCCTATCAGGGGGCACACAGAAATTTGTACATTTAACAATAGATGTTATGCTATCAAGGCTTGCATTAAGAAACCTGAACAAAATGTTCTTCTTGAATCTAAG ATAAATTCGGTATTGGACAGTGTAATATGGGACGAAAAGGGTTTGGCTGTGGCTATCGCTCAAAATGTTGACTCGGGAGCAATATTAATGCAAGGATTTGCCAATAGGGAAGCACTTGCATCCACAATTTCATCCAAGAAGGCAACTTTCTATAGCAGATCAAGATCAACATTGTGGACCAAAGGAGAAACATCGTTGAATTTCATCAATGTTCATGATATCTTTCTTGACTGTGATCGTGATTCT ATTATATACCTTGGAAAGCCTGATGGTCCTACGTGTCACACTGGAGCTGAAACTTGCTATTACACATCCATTTTCGATTCCCTTAATAAACCAGAG ATTGAAGAAAATAATCTGGCATTGACAACCTTGTACTCACTGGAATCCACACTTGCCCGAAGAAAGGAAGAACTTTCAGCACCTGAACAAGGCAAACCATCATGGACTAAGCGTTTATTGCTTGACGACAAATTATTGTGCTCAAAGATTCG ggaAGAAGCAGACGAGTTTTGCAGAACACTGGAAGAGAATGAGGATGAGTCACGAACTGTATCAGAAATGGCGGACGTATTATATCACGAAATGGTCTTATTAATTCGCAGAGGTTTAAAATTTGAAGACGTTCTCGAGGTTCTTAGATGCAGATTTACCCAATCAGGCGTCGAGGAAAAGAATAATCGTAAAGCAAAAAGCGTCAACTGA
- the LOC139867330 gene encoding uncharacterized protein translates to MSNIPTSPFTPKASNNQSQSKQSFFADNKHIRYQPINQGIWVKIDHNKQNSPSKNPNPNYNNQQNPTQLVRSRSGLNHHSTRLNSSYNQLYNNFKIRESATNLINRYGKPFPDANNSKTNQLPKPIDKSRITSYLFHNFPEHWCSTDLWDVFKKYGNIHEVYIPRKTLKNGRKFGFVRFLDVPDYHKDSLARRLSLIVAGDNLLKVYKARDPEGKKQAPQPNNAKSGSRNNVKVAFNSPVDERNFKEVVLNKQATNYGIPSIKVNSNDDLIQILGQAVIAKVKDLEFLEYFNEICESENLGGFTIKYLGGHDLMLIFEEPNPALDLINNSEHPLWKWLEDINPWDPEIYKTSGRLVYVNIFGVPITCWLESTFIDIAKNWGEVIETFNCSITNENNQDLSHGSVIIKTNNFSPINGQVIINPGDVNQSKAYIIEVQNFSMFNTYGDIDNSSNWDDEILSDDHISDEESHLDCENRVEGNAEKTTRNNNHDPTPPHQTSSNSSKRMDTRPFNNNADNQSLQSPSISKPINHFDTTNPHTHNPSNPETVLNNTSSTKETSPSNETDPIEPPPIPDFNTARPYNTTSYQPKPKTIPLESTVITQPITTNTPPSPPREDTLAIPQPNTVINGPSNHVNDTPVTPSHISGKSNMDSSPQHILTNDLCSPIVTQEHADSVPETLPHHTTNDTPCTTPLNPQSNSPLNFMPAPNATQQTNSDPFNLEPLLYTGKEISKKRKISSTIAKPIIKSKNTSQNPDFKRPRSNMLYIKHLARSGQKLRISQLAKRCKSSSNGGGSTSYFSKGSHMDMVHNKKTKKTGSTSSKSLDTFEFGKSIGIRRNNP, encoded by the coding sequence ATGTCAAACATACCGACATCCCCTTTTACACCAAAAGCATCGAACAACCAATCCCAGTCGAAACAATCTTTCTTTGCTGATAACAAGCATATCCGATATCAGCCTATCAATCAGGGTATTTGGGTTAAAATTGATCATAATAAGCAAAACTCACCTtcaaaaaaccctaaccctaattacaATAACCAGCAGAATCCAACCCAACTTGTCCGATCCAGATCTGGTCTCAATCATCACTCGACAAGGTTAAACTCATCCTACAATCAATTATACAACAACTTCAAAATACGGGAATCAGCCACCAACCTTATCAATCGTTATGGCAAGCCTTTTCCAGATGCGAATAATTCTAAAACAAATCAATTGCCAAAACCGATCGACAAGTCTAGAATTACTTCATACCTCTTCCACAACTTTCCCGAACACTGGTGTTCAACGGACTTATGGGATGTTTTCAAAAAATATGGCAATATCCACGAGGTTTACATCCCCAGGAAGACCTTAAAAAACGGAAGGAAGTTTGGTTTTGTTAGATTCTTAGACGTTCCAGATTACCACAAAGATTCTCTTGCGAGGAGACTAAGTCTCATTGTTGCGGGTGACAATTTACTCAAAGTATACAAGGCCCGTGATCCCGAAGGAAAGAAACAAGCTCCACAGCCTAACAATGCAAAATCGGGTTCTAGGAACAATGTTAAGGTTGCATTTAACTCACCTGTAGACGAAAGGAATTTCAAAGAAGTGGTCCTAAACAAGCAGGCTACAAACTACGGCATCCCCTCGATTAAGGTAAATTCTAATGATGATCTTATCCAAATACTTGGTCAAGCGGTTATTGCCAAAGTTAAAGATCTTGAATTCCTTGAATATTTTAATGAAATATGTGAAAGTGAAAACCTTGGTGGGTTTACTATCAAATACCTGGGCGGGCATGATCTAATGCTTATATTTGAGGAACCCAACCCGGCCCTAGACTTGATTAACAATTCGGAACACCCATTATGGAAATGGCTTGAAGATATAAACCCATGGGATCCCGAAATTTACAAAACCTCTGGTAGACTTGTTTATGTTAACATATTCGGGGTACCTATTACTTGTTGGTTAGAATCCACATTCATTGACATAGCAAAAAATTGGGGCGAGGTAATTGAAACGTTTAATTGCTCTATAACCAATGAGAACAACCAAGATTTATCGCATGGCTCGGTAATTATCAAAACAAACAATTTCTCACCGATAAACGGCCAAGTTATTATCAACCCCGGTGACGTCAATCAATCTAAGGCTTACATCATTGAAGTTCAAAACTTTTCTATGTTTAACACTTATGGTGATATCGATAATTCGTCGAATTGGGATGATGAAATTCTTTCGGACGATCACATTTCTGACGAAGAGTCCCACTTGGATTGTGAAAATCGAGTTGAAGGAAACGCTGAAAAGACCACCCGTAACAACAACCACGATCCCACGCCTCCTCACCAAACCTCCTCTAATTCCTCTAAACGAATGGATACTCGTCCCTTTAATAATAATGCCGATAACCAATCTCTCCAATCTCCTAGCATATCGAAACCCATCAACCACTTTGACACCACAAACCCTCACACCCATAATCCTTCCAATCCCGAAACTGTTTTAAATAATACTAGCTCTACAAAAGAAACTAGCCCATCGAATGAAACTGATCCAATTGAACCACCTCCTATTCCTGATTTTAATACAGCAAGGCCATATAATACCACCTCATATCAACCAAAACCAAAAACCATCCCTTTGGAGTCCACTGTAATCACGCAGCCCATTACCACCAATACCCCCCCAAGCCCACCAAGAGAGGATACCCTTGCAATCCCGCAGCCCAACACTGTTATTAACGGCCCATCGAATCATGTAAATGATACCCCTGTTACACCTAGCCACATCTCGGGTAAATCTAATATGGACAGCTCACCTCAACACATTCTAACAAATGATTTATGCTCACCAATAGTGACACAAGAACATGCAGATTCTGTTCCCGAAACCCTCCCTCACCATACCACAAACGACACCCCCTGTACTACCCCTTTAAACCCTCAATCCAACTCTCCATTAAATTTTATGCCTGCCCCTAACGCTACACAACAAACAAATTCCGATCCTTTCAACCTCGAACCTTTACTTTATACGGGTAAAGAAATTTCTAAAAAGAGAAAAATTTCTAGCACCATCGCCAAACCTATCATTAAGTCAAAAAACACCTCTCAAAACCCAGATTTTAAAAGACCTAGATCCAATATGCTTTACATCAAACATCTAGCTAGAAGTGGCCAAAAGCTTAGAATCTCTCAACTGGCTAAACGTTGTAAGTCCTCGTCTAACGGTGGTGGTAGCACATCCTACTTCTCGAAGGGATCTCATATGGACATGGTACATAACAAAAAGACTAAAAAGACAGGTTCTACCTCTAGCAAAAGCTTGGATACGTTCGAATTCGGGAAAAGCATCGGGATTCGTCGCAACAACCCATGA
- the LOC139866288 gene encoding uncharacterized protein, with amino-acid sequence MVVNMMKWRPWPPLSSKQFRAKIIVHSIHGLPELTTSSAHDHPDLSKLRVELNWKGCDKSSNRIKLKRNGGAKRDYTKEGLMSDEGFVEWNEEFVGVCDLVRFRDGGFQQWEVAFKVFDGLNHAVATGLLNLAEFASAEPEKTTISIHLLVPNRMECSPILSVSLSLEELKNSHGLSELAQRSVTPVNEDGVTGLKAGFKKVKIFNIISAHRAKRPYGEEEGSGKSSVRTDGVDYPFDSDSFEGTDSEEVDYADSNIKKSLSYGTLTSYLNSSGSDDSDRIYYQSYDTKKADDLNASMINRSARPVSKRSIFPWRRRKLTFRSPKVKGEPLLKRNVREEGGDDIDFDRRMLTSSDESSYGWHKSDEGSTTSRSSISDFGDDNFVVGKWENVEVISRDGYMTIQTQIFFASIDQRSEKASGESACTSLVATIADWFQNNNHQMPIKSELDTLIREGSLEWRNLCENEVYRKKFPDKHFDLETVLQAGTRNLSVVPEKSFVGFFQPNGHEDWVFDFLNGAMSFDSIWDEISQIGSNHSNNLHPLVYIVSWNDHFFILKVEKDAYFIIDTLGERLHEGCNQAFILKFDQDTTIQQKSTEDFVVSKGKESCKEYIKSFLAAIPLRELQADVKKGLMAASSPLVHHRLQIEFHYTKCS; translated from the exons ATGGTGGTTAACATGATGAAGTGGAGGCCATGGCCCCCACTTTCATCAAAACAATTTCGAGCCAAGATTATTGTTCACTCCATTCATGGCTTGCCGGAGTTAACCACCAGCTCCGCTCATGATCATCCAGATTTATCGAAACTGCGTGTTGAACTTAACTGGAAAGGATGTGATAAATCGAGTAATCGGATCAAGTTAAAACGGAACGGTGGTGCGAAGAGGGATTATACGAAAGAGGGATTGATGAGTGATGAAGGGTTTGTTGAATGGAATGAAGAGTTTGTTGGTGTTTGTGATTTGGTGAGGTTTAGAGATGGGGGTTTTCAGCAGTGGGAAGTTGCATTCAAGGTGTTCGAT GGCTTAAACCATGCTGTTGCAACCGGATTGCTGAACCTTGCTGAATTCGCATCTGCTGAGCCAGAAAAGACCACAATAAGTATTCACCTTTTGGTGCCTAATAGAATGGAGTGTAGTCCTATACTCTCT GTATCACTCAGCCTCGAAGAACTGAAAAATAGTCACGGCCTTTCAGAACTCGCACAGAGATCTGTTACGCCTGTCAATGAAGATGGGGTCACCGGTCTTAAAGCTGGTTTTAAAAAAGTCAAAATCTTCAATATAATTTCAGCTCACCGGGCTAAAAGACCATATGGGGAAGAAGAGGGCAGTGGGAAAAGCTCGGTCAGAACTGACGGTGTTGACTATCCGTTTGACTCAGATTCATTTGAAGGAACCGATTCGGAAGAAGTAGACTATGCTGATTCTAATATTAAAAAGTCCCTCAGTTATGGAACTCTAACTTCTTATTTAAACTCGAGTGGTAGCGATGATAGTGATCGGATATATTACCAAAGTTATGATACAAAAAAAGCAGATGATTTGAATGCATCTATGATTAACCGGTCAGCAAGGCCAGTTTCAAAGCGCAGCATTTTTCCATGGAGGAGAAGGAAGTTGACTTTTAGATCTCCAAAAGTCAAAGGAGAGCCACTTCTTAAAAGGAATGTACGAGAAGAAGGTGGGGATGATATTGACTTTGACCGTCGAATGCTGACCTCATCAGATGAATCTTCGTATGGG TGGCACAAAAGTGACGAAGGCTCAACAACAAGTAGATCTTCAATTTCTGATTTCGGGGATGATAATTTTGTTGTCGGTAAATGGGAAAACGTGGAAGTTATAAGTAGGGACGGGTATATGACAATTCAAACCCAAATCTTTTTTGCTTCGATTGATCAAAGAAGCGAAAAAGCGTCTGGTGAAAGCGCATGCACATCATTAGTTGCCACCATAGCTGATTGGTTCCAAAACAATAATCATCAAATGCCGATTAAATCTGAGCTCGATACGTTAATTCGAGAAGGCTCATTAGAGTGGAGAAACTTATGCGAAAACGAAGTTTATAGAAAAAAATTCCCCGATAAACATTTTGACCTTGAAACTGTCCTTCAAGCCGGGACCCGTAATCTTTCTGTAGTACCTGAAAAGTCCTTCGTTGGATTCTTTCAACCCAATGGGCATGAAGACTGGGTTTTTGACTTTCTTAATGGTGCTATGTCGTTTGACTCCATATGGGATGAGATCAGTCAAATCGGGTCAAACCATAGTAACAATTTACACCCGTTGGTCTACATTGTTAGCTGGAATGATCATTTCTTTATCTTGAAAGTTGAAAAAGATGCATACTTTATAATCGACACATTGGGAGAGAGACTACATGAGGGGTGTAATCAAGCATTCAtcttgaagtttgaccaagatactacaattcaacaaaagtcaactgaagatTTTGTGGTGTCGAAAGGTAAAGAATCGTGTAAAGAGTATATTAAGAGCTTTTTGGCTGCGATCCCATTAAGAGAATTGCAGGCGGATGTTAAGAAAGGGTTGATGGCAGCATCAAGCCCGCTTGTTCATCATCGACTACAAATCGAATTTCACTACACCAAGTGTTCATAA